A single window of Scyliorhinus canicula chromosome 30, sScyCan1.1, whole genome shotgun sequence DNA harbors:
- the tnfaip8l2b gene encoding tumor necrosis factor, alpha-induced protein 8-like protein 2 B, producing MESFSSKDLAMKAQKKILSRMASKTMAQFFIDDTSAEILDELYRVSKEFTGNRAESQKVLKNLVKVAVKIGVLYRHQRFSKQELALAEEFKRKLHQGAMTAVSFHEVAFTFEQSVMTELLGESRDLLLRLVEGHLTPKSHGRISHVFDHFANVDLLTKLYAPDGAYPAHLQKICAGLNKLIEEGTL from the coding sequence ATGGAGTCCTTCAGCTCCAAGGATCTGGCCATGAAGGCCCAGAAGAAGATTCTGAGTCGGATGGCCTCCAAGACCATGGCGCAGTTCTTCATCGACGACACCAGCGCCGAGATCCTCGACGAGCTCTACCGCGTCTCCAAGGAGTTCACGGGCAACAGGGCGGAGTCGCAGAAGGTGCTGAAGAACCTGGTGAAGGTGGCGGTGAAGATCGGCGTGCTGTACCGCCACCAGAGGTTCAGCAAGCAGGAGCTGGCCCTGGCCGAGGAATTCAAGAGGAAGCTGCACCAGGGCGCCATGACGGCCGTCAGCTTCCACGAGGTGGCGTTCACCTTCGAGCAGAGCGTGATGACGGAGCTGCTGGGCGAGAGCCGGGACCTCCTGCTCAGGCTGGTGGAGGGGCACCTCACCCCCAAGTCCCACGGCCGCATCAGCCACGTCTTCGACCACTTCGCCAACGTCGACCTCCTGACGAAGCTCTACGCCCCGGACGGGGCTTACCCGGCCCACCTGCAGAAGATCTGCGCGGGGCTCAACAAACTGATCGAAGAGGGGACGCTATAG